One window of the Carnobacterium maltaromaticum DSM 20342 genome contains the following:
- the rimI gene encoding ribosomal protein S18-alanine N-acetyltransferase, protein MLKKFRNWLTASADEEEAENQRKRWTRLTERVELQQTDFPLNEEEVAVLSIGTAEDIPDLLEIERLSYHGETPWNQKAFEHEMKNNRNALYLVLRVYDVAIGFIGSWFVEGEAHVTNIAIIPNYRRYGLASFLMEQMRHLAEADHNQLFSLEVRMSNTGAQELYRKLGFKDGKIKKAYYSEDHEDALEMSLVLKGHKKSGE, encoded by the coding sequence ATGTTGAAAAAATTTAGAAATTGGTTAACAGCCAGCGCAGACGAAGAAGAGGCTGAAAATCAACGCAAACGTTGGACTCGACTAACGGAGCGGGTTGAATTACAACAAACTGATTTTCCTTTAAATGAAGAAGAGGTGGCTGTTTTATCTATTGGAACAGCTGAAGATATTCCTGATCTATTAGAAATTGAGCGCTTAAGCTATCATGGTGAAACACCTTGGAATCAAAAAGCGTTTGAGCATGAAATGAAAAATAATCGAAATGCTCTTTACTTAGTTTTGCGCGTTTATGATGTTGCAATCGGGTTTATTGGTTCGTGGTTTGTCGAAGGTGAAGCTCATGTGACGAATATTGCGATAATTCCTAATTACCGTCGCTATGGATTAGCTAGTTTTTTAATGGAACAGATGCGTCATTTAGCGGAAGCAGATCATAATCAATTATTTAGCCTTGAAGTACGTATGTCAAATACAGGGGCACAAGAATTGTATCGCAAATTAGGATTTAAAGATGGCAAAATAAAAAAAGCCTACTATTCAGAGGATCATGAAGATGCTCTTGAAATGAGTTTGGTTTTAAAAGGACATAAAAAAAGTGGAGAATGA
- a CDS encoding VOC family protein: MTIGIYLNFKDNTKEVIHFYEKVFGSKCTDLMTYGQQPDESTHELDEKTKGLVMNASLEIEGDTVMFSDVPDFMGMDFIPGNNVTLVLETKDSEKLTAYFNGLLEGATKVMPLQKTFWSDSFGQLTDKFGISWSFNLTK, translated from the coding sequence ATGACAATTGGGATTTATTTGAACTTTAAGGACAACACAAAGGAAGTTATTCATTTTTATGAAAAGGTGTTTGGTTCAAAATGTACAGATTTAATGACATATGGGCAACAACCAGATGAGTCCACTCATGAACTAGATGAAAAAACAAAAGGTTTAGTCATGAATGCTAGTTTAGAAATTGAGGGTGATACAGTTATGTTTTCTGATGTACCTGATTTCATGGGAATGGATTTCATTCCAGGAAACAATGTGACATTAGTTTTAGAAACAAAAGACTCAGAAAAATTAACAGCCTACTTTAATGGTTTATTAGAAGGGGCAACAAAAGTAATGCCTTTACAAAAAACATTTTGGTCAGATAGTTTTGGACAACTAACTGATAAATTTGGGATTTCTTGGTCTTTTAATTTAACTAAATAA
- the rimI gene encoding ribosomal protein S18-alanine N-acetyltransferase — translation MENEKYKKKQIEIDYRFSSIEETSYTAKDLFNLAEVSYPHGSPWSTETFKKDLKQPYVQYEIICLGTELLGFIGYRQLFDEVELTNIAVHPKVQGQGLSQAFLVQWIKKLHQARVIHLEVRKSNQVAIHVYKKVGFKLINIRQDYYDYPVEDAVIMNLEIKEE, via the coding sequence GTGGAGAATGAAAAATACAAAAAAAAACAAATAGAGATTGACTATCGTTTTTCATCCATTGAAGAAACGAGCTACACTGCTAAAGATTTATTTAATTTAGCAGAAGTAAGCTATCCCCATGGTTCTCCTTGGAGCACAGAGACATTTAAAAAAGATTTAAAACAACCTTATGTGCAGTACGAAATCATTTGCTTAGGCACTGAATTGCTTGGTTTTATTGGTTATCGTCAATTATTTGATGAGGTCGAATTAACCAATATCGCTGTGCATCCAAAAGTTCAAGGGCAAGGCTTAAGCCAAGCATTTTTAGTCCAATGGATAAAAAAATTGCACCAAGCTAGAGTCATTCATTTAGAAGTGAGGAAAAGCAATCAAGTAGCCATTCATGTCTATAAAAAAGTGGGTTTTAAACTGATTAATATTCGACAAGACTATTACGATTACCCTGTTGAAGATGCAGTTATTATGAATTTAGAAATTAAGGAAGAGTGA
- a CDS encoding WxL domain-containing protein produces the protein MKLTKLVTTSAIVLATLVGSSSAALAAEYKSNGSVEFIENTDPTNPVDPTDPTVPVDPIDPTDPEGPNPGTAGPLSIDFASSVVFGKNKISNANQTYFADAQELKDGRFVPNYVQVTDTRSGNLGWTLTVQQEGQFTNATAANKVLTGSVIKLANGAVSSSSTSPAAVAAPTITLDPSGASSTVMSATAGSGWGTWLNYFGDVTEETIAEDEVVQKNKAITLDVPGSTPKDAVQYKTELTWTLSDTPGNV, from the coding sequence ATGAAATTAACTAAATTAGTAACAACATCAGCAATTGTTTTAGCAACATTGGTAGGAAGCTCATCAGCAGCATTAGCTGCAGAATACAAATCAAATGGATCTGTTGAATTTATTGAAAACACTGATCCAACAAATCCAGTTGATCCAACAGACCCAACAGTACCGGTTGACCCAATTGACCCAACAGATCCAGAAGGTCCAAACCCAGGAACAGCTGGTCCTCTAAGTATTGATTTTGCTTCAAGCGTTGTTTTTGGTAAAAATAAAATTTCAAATGCAAACCAAACGTACTTTGCAGATGCTCAAGAATTAAAAGATGGCCGTTTTGTACCTAACTATGTTCAAGTTACAGATACACGTTCAGGTAACTTAGGTTGGACATTAACGGTTCAACAAGAAGGACAATTTACTAATGCTACAGCTGCTAATAAAGTATTAACAGGTTCAGTAATTAAATTAGCTAACGGTGCGGTTTCTAGTAGCTCAACTTCACCAGCAGCAGTTGCAGCGCCAACAATTACATTAGATCCATCAGGAGCATCATCAACAGTAATGAGCGCAACAGCAGGTTCAGGTTGGGGAACATGGTTAAACTACTTTGGTGATGTAACCGAAGAAACGATTGCTGAAGACGAAGTTGTCCAAAAAAATAAAGCTATTACCTTAGATGTACCAGGTAGCACACCTAAGGATGCAGTCCAATACAAAACTGAATTAACTTGGACTTTATCAGATACACCAGGTAACGTTTAA
- a CDS encoding helix-turn-helix domain-containing protein gives MLAETDKIIYRKIQLLKVLDASNDYLKTVDLANFLDLSLKTVQKELESLIEDLKNSSYAVKLEKVGNLYRFIKKSSVNMDLIYLDFKRESIYFYLMRKAVFRKTIKEKKEIDYFYSASHLYKNKRIFKTYLMNYGLELDLSTLSIEGNEINIRFLYFQFFWENYRGVEWPFDTIDRQELIREIEQLDTFLFKSMTEIEKEQFLYWVAIIKIRASNDQLLIENRVKLNQVMFKDMQEFQQIVAKTIGVIEKTTLHSEAVYLYFAYTLTTESTFYKQQLLADLEKDNKNFQIHKMVRELTTKFSQKFSLNTHTNYVDVYFSIYKLFVCESIYQGSLREYESRNLFESGIIKQYEKEFALFYPEVMKNYGKKYSENRYLYQRVLFLFSTLIEESSYRPQINIKILSSGGAIEELLLTKKVQSLANNIAIKDSNAKDLDIIVSDCMVNNTENDLVFYWNLQPTEKEWEALARRIAEIEQDKELRIPLVTN, from the coding sequence ATGCTAGCAGAAACAGATAAAATCATTTATCGTAAAATCCAACTATTGAAAGTATTAGATGCTTCAAATGATTATCTTAAAACAGTTGATCTAGCCAATTTTCTTGATTTAAGTTTAAAAACTGTTCAGAAAGAATTGGAGTCGTTAATAGAAGATTTAAAAAATTCTAGTTATGCAGTTAAGCTTGAAAAAGTAGGAAACTTATATCGATTCATAAAAAAAAGCTCGGTCAATATGGATTTGATTTACTTAGATTTTAAAAGAGAGTCTATTTATTTCTATCTAATGAGGAAAGCTGTCTTTAGAAAAACTATTAAAGAAAAAAAAGAAATCGATTATTTCTATAGCGCCAGTCATTTATATAAAAATAAGCGTATCTTTAAAACGTATTTAATGAATTACGGTTTAGAGTTAGATTTAAGTACATTGTCAATTGAAGGCAATGAAATCAATATACGATTTTTATATTTTCAATTTTTCTGGGAGAATTATCGAGGTGTAGAGTGGCCATTTGATACTATTGATCGTCAAGAGCTCATTAGAGAGATTGAACAACTAGATACTTTTCTATTTAAGAGCATGACAGAAATTGAAAAAGAACAATTTTTGTATTGGGTAGCTATTATTAAAATCCGTGCTAGCAATGATCAATTATTAATAGAAAATCGAGTTAAATTGAATCAAGTGATGTTTAAAGATATGCAAGAATTTCAACAAATAGTGGCTAAAACAATCGGAGTAATTGAAAAAACGACTCTTCATTCGGAAGCTGTGTATCTCTATTTCGCATATACTTTAACAACAGAATCAACCTTTTATAAGCAGCAATTATTAGCTGATTTAGAAAAAGATAACAAAAATTTTCAAATTCATAAAATGGTAAGAGAATTAACTACTAAATTTAGTCAAAAATTTAGTTTGAATACTCATACAAATTACGTAGACGTTTATTTTTCAATCTATAAATTATTTGTTTGTGAGAGTATCTATCAGGGCAGTTTGAGAGAGTACGAGTCAAGGAATCTATTTGAATCAGGCATCATAAAACAATACGAAAAAGAGTTTGCCTTATTTTATCCGGAAGTAATGAAGAATTATGGGAAGAAATATAGCGAAAATAGATACCTCTACCAAAGAGTTTTATTTTTATTTAGCACCTTAATTGAAGAAAGTAGCTACCGACCACAAATAAATATAAAAATTTTATCTAGTGGTGGTGCTATAGAAGAATTACTGTTAACTAAAAAAGTTCAGTCTTTAGCAAATAATATTGCCATTAAAGATTCTAATGCCAAAGATTTGGATATTATTGTCAGTGATTGTATGGTAAATAATACCGAAAATGATTTAGTATTTTATTGGAATTTGCAGCCAACAGAAAAAGAGTGGGAAGCTTTAGCTAGAAGAATAGCCGAAATTGAGCAAGATAAGGAACTGAGAATTCCTCTTGTTACGAATTGA
- a CDS encoding helix-turn-helix domain-containing protein, with amino-acid sequence MGILRNLLNREDGKKVSLFRFIEECTQQTASFSAIMHELEISEFVLLRTAENLSKDIELNDLTPHFSLTISRTHKTITLKKDSDASISMLYIIYIKNSLSYNILVDILNGKFVSMTDFGEFNFVSYSAVHKKIQEVKKELANYQVRLSSKYELIGDEIKIRMFFYHLYYPRFNQLNFPFEAKYEKLTQQFIRLFENHLDHSIQETLKTKINFFLSISLKRINMKNYLTSNARIERTRYTFNHEHPLFQMVYEFLEKEYRLLKREALISESESIVAFLVGESGVRRTEYSPLEDIVEVQDNLTPLFVHEFEDQFKNKVEKAQHDLLIQELSVLHFKLYYFKKVQPVFGDLLNMEFLEETYADAFKFCVEFIGRLPDKKEYKLLTSNENFVFHQYLFLIVQIFPSKFFMETIYVCLDFSLGNYYTNIIETNLKSFNFFNIEVTSYVHEKTDLFISDYIYKNIKLPSLVWNMPPTAKDWANVGEFLVRIKNEKAEKVIK; translated from the coding sequence GTGGGCATTTTGAGAAATTTATTAAATAGAGAAGATGGGAAAAAAGTTTCCTTATTCAGATTTATTGAAGAATGTACACAACAAACAGCTTCATTTTCAGCAATTATGCACGAACTGGAAATTTCAGAATTTGTTTTGTTGAGAACGGCAGAAAATCTGAGTAAAGATATTGAGTTAAATGATTTAACACCACATTTTAGTCTTACTATTTCTCGAACACACAAAACGATTACATTAAAAAAAGATTCAGATGCATCAATCAGTATGTTGTATATCATTTATATAAAAAATTCGCTAAGCTATAACATTTTAGTGGATATTTTAAATGGTAAATTTGTTAGTATGACCGATTTTGGTGAATTTAATTTTGTGAGTTATTCAGCTGTGCATAAAAAAATTCAAGAAGTCAAAAAAGAGCTAGCAAACTATCAAGTACGTTTATCTTCTAAGTATGAGCTAATTGGAGACGAAATAAAAATTAGGATGTTTTTTTATCATCTCTATTACCCTAGATTTAATCAATTAAATTTCCCTTTTGAGGCAAAGTATGAAAAATTAACCCAACAATTTATTCGATTATTTGAAAATCATCTTGATCATTCGATTCAAGAGACACTTAAAACAAAAATAAACTTCTTTTTAAGTATCAGTTTAAAAAGAATCAATATGAAAAATTATTTAACATCCAATGCTAGAATTGAGCGTACCAGATATACATTTAATCATGAACATCCTTTATTTCAAATGGTTTACGAGTTCCTAGAAAAGGAATATCGTCTTTTAAAAAGAGAGGCCTTAATCAGTGAATCAGAATCAATTGTGGCTTTTCTAGTGGGTGAATCAGGTGTTAGAAGGACAGAGTATAGCCCATTAGAAGATATTGTGGAAGTTCAAGATAATCTAACACCCTTATTTGTTCATGAGTTTGAAGATCAGTTTAAGAATAAAGTTGAGAAAGCGCAGCATGATCTTTTGATTCAGGAATTGAGTGTATTGCATTTTAAACTTTATTACTTTAAAAAAGTTCAACCAGTTTTTGGAGATTTATTAAATATGGAGTTCCTTGAAGAAACCTATGCAGATGCATTTAAATTTTGTGTAGAGTTTATTGGGAGGTTACCTGATAAGAAAGAGTATAAATTATTAACCTCTAATGAAAATTTTGTTTTCCACCAATACTTATTTTTAATTGTCCAAATTTTTCCTTCAAAATTTTTTATGGAAACTATTTATGTTTGTTTAGATTTCTCATTAGGGAACTACTACACAAATATTATTGAAACAAATTTAAAAAGCTTTAATTTTTTTAATATAGAAGTGACATCTTATGTTCATGAAAAGACAGACTTATTCATTTCAGATTATATTTATAAAAATATTAAGTTGCCAAGTTTAGTTTGGAATATGCCACCAACAGCTAAAGATTGGGCAAATGTTGGAGAATTTTTAGTTCGAATCAAAAATGAAAAAGCGGAGAAGGTGATAAAGTGA
- a CDS encoding WxL domain-containing protein — protein sequence MKMTKLVTSGAVLISVIALGSATVSAATAGTKATNGTVKFITDTDITNPVDPLDPEKPVTPVDPVDPEKPVDPGTAGPLSIDFASPLYFGEQKISTVDKVYTADAQPLSDSTTRPNYVQVTDKRGGEQGWTLQVKQDGQFATADDNELVGASITFANGEAITGSASAIPSILTTGFSLVPDGTGAAQVVMAAKAGEGAGTQIYRAGDDATKASSISLSVPGKTIKYQDTYTTSLTWTLTDVPGAE from the coding sequence ATGAAAATGACAAAATTAGTAACATCAGGAGCAGTATTAATTAGCGTAATCGCTTTAGGAAGTGCAACAGTTTCAGCAGCAACTGCAGGAACAAAAGCAACAAACGGAACAGTTAAATTTATTACAGATACAGATATCACAAATCCAGTTGATCCATTAGATCCAGAAAAACCAGTTACTCCAGTTGACCCAGTTGATCCAGAAAAACCAGTTGATCCAGGTACTGCCGGACCATTAAGTATTGATTTTGCTTCACCGTTATACTTTGGCGAACAAAAAATCTCAACTGTTGATAAAGTTTATACAGCAGATGCTCAACCATTATCAGATTCAACAACTCGTCCTAACTACGTGCAAGTAACAGATAAACGTGGTGGTGAACAAGGATGGACTTTACAAGTCAAACAAGATGGTCAATTTGCAACAGCTGATGACAACGAATTAGTTGGTGCTTCAATTACTTTTGCAAATGGTGAAGCTATTACAGGTTCTGCCTCTGCAATTCCATCAATCTTAACAACTGGTTTTAGCTTAGTTCCAGATGGAACAGGTGCTGCACAAGTTGTTATGGCAGCTAAAGCTGGTGAAGGTGCCGGTACTCAAATCTATCGTGCTGGAGATGACGCAACTAAAGCAAGTAGTATCAGCTTATCTGTACCAGGTAAAACAATTAAGTATCAAGACACTTATACAACTTCTCTAACTTGGACATTAACTGACGTACCAGGCGCAGAGTAA
- the tsaD gene encoding tRNA (adenosine(37)-N6)-threonylcarbamoyltransferase complex transferase subunit TsaD, which translates to MKRNLILAIETSCDETSAAVVENGHILLSNIIASQIKSHMRFGGVVPEIASRHHVEQITQCIEEAMVEADVDYSDLTAVAVTEGPGLVGALLIGVNAAKAIAYAHNLPLIPVNHMAGHIYANRLIQPLVFPLLALVVSGGHTELVYMSADGEYQIIGETRDDAAGEAYDKVGRVLGLTYPGGKRIDEMAHLGEDTFHFPRGMIREDNYDFSFSGLKSAFINTVHNAEQKAELLNKNDLAASFQASVVDVLLTKTLRAAKELDIKQLVLAGGVAANRGLREGLVDMMAKELPDVELIIPPLSLCGDNAGMIGAAAYVSYQKGEFADYQLNAQPGLSFEMV; encoded by the coding sequence ATAAAAAGAAATTTAATCTTAGCCATAGAAACGAGCTGTGATGAGACAAGTGCGGCTGTCGTTGAAAATGGTCACATTTTATTATCAAATATTATTGCTTCCCAAATTAAGAGCCACATGCGATTTGGTGGAGTTGTACCGGAAATTGCTAGCCGTCACCATGTTGAGCAGATTACCCAATGTATTGAAGAGGCAATGGTCGAAGCTGATGTTGATTACTCAGATTTGACAGCAGTTGCCGTCACTGAAGGTCCTGGTTTAGTCGGTGCCTTATTAATTGGGGTGAATGCGGCTAAAGCAATTGCCTACGCCCACAATCTACCACTGATTCCAGTCAACCATATGGCTGGACATATTTACGCTAATCGTTTAATTCAGCCACTAGTCTTTCCACTATTAGCCTTAGTAGTTAGTGGTGGGCATACTGAATTAGTTTATATGTCTGCTGACGGGGAGTATCAAATTATTGGTGAAACTCGTGACGATGCGGCAGGTGAAGCCTACGATAAAGTGGGTCGTGTTTTAGGACTTACCTATCCAGGTGGAAAAAGAATTGATGAAATGGCGCACTTAGGTGAAGATACCTTTCATTTTCCGCGCGGCATGATTCGTGAAGATAATTATGATTTTAGTTTTAGCGGACTAAAAAGTGCTTTTATCAACACGGTTCACAATGCTGAGCAAAAAGCTGAGCTACTAAATAAAAATGATTTAGCGGCAAGTTTTCAAGCTAGTGTTGTCGATGTCTTACTCACTAAAACCTTACGAGCAGCGAAAGAGTTAGACATTAAGCAGTTGGTTTTAGCTGGTGGAGTAGCTGCCAACAGAGGTTTACGAGAAGGACTTGTTGACATGATGGCCAAGGAGTTACCAGATGTGGAACTTATTATCCCACCACTCTCATTATGTGGCGATAATGCCGGAATGATTGGAGCAGCAGCTTATGTTTCTTATCAAAAAGGTGAGTTTGCTGATTATCAATTAAATGCCCAACCAGGATTATCATTTGAAATGGTTTAA
- a CDS encoding class A sortase: MKKKRTRWQEIILVISSILLLIAGLTLVSGPWIKSALISNYSYDYTRETITSSKIQENQSTLGEFDYAAVVPPSLVDVLAAMNTDYSDQVIGQLTIKSLSMNLPILKGTTNDNLLIGAGTMQENQVMGMGNYTLIGHHMQDKSLLFGPLLKIKEGAIIQLNDQEILYTYQVQTTKIVSETDMSVLADVGDNRLTLITCDVSSATNQRFVVVATLVEKNNLNQKNVNTHEPKNNTEIMSKNVQEYQEVVSLTQKHEKRSISVILIGILILLFLGCLLFFIRKHYRQLEH; the protein is encoded by the coding sequence GTGAAGAAGAAAAGAACGCGATGGCAAGAAATTATTCTCGTCATCAGCAGTATCTTATTATTAATTGCAGGTCTAACTTTAGTAAGTGGGCCATGGATTAAAAGTGCTTTAATTTCCAACTACTCTTATGATTATACAAGAGAGACAATCACTAGTAGTAAGATACAAGAAAACCAGTCAACACTAGGTGAATTTGATTATGCTGCTGTGGTGCCACCAAGCTTAGTCGATGTTCTAGCTGCTATGAATACAGATTATTCAGACCAAGTCATTGGACAATTGACAATTAAAAGCTTGTCCATGAACCTGCCTATCTTAAAAGGCACAACAAATGATAATTTGTTAATTGGGGCAGGAACTATGCAAGAAAATCAAGTCATGGGAATGGGAAATTATACCTTGATTGGACACCATATGCAAGATAAGAGTTTGTTATTTGGACCTTTGCTAAAAATCAAAGAAGGAGCGATTATTCAATTAAACGACCAAGAAATATTGTATACATATCAAGTTCAAACGACTAAAATCGTTTCTGAAACTGATATGAGTGTTTTAGCAGATGTTGGAGATAATCGATTGACATTAATTACATGCGATGTGTCATCGGCGACAAATCAACGTTTTGTAGTAGTTGCTACATTAGTTGAAAAAAATAATTTGAATCAAAAAAATGTGAATACCCATGAACCCAAAAATAATACAGAAATAATGTCTAAAAATGTTCAAGAGTATCAAGAAGTGGTAAGCTTAACACAAAAGCATGAAAAAAGAAGTATTTCTGTTATTTTAATAGGGATACTGATTCTTTTGTTTTTAGGTTGTTTACTATTTTTTATAAGAAAACACTATAGACAATTAGAACATTAA
- the tsaB gene encoding tRNA (adenosine(37)-N6)-threonylcarbamoyltransferase complex dimerization subunit type 1 TsaB, with translation MKILAIDTSNQVMSVAAIENQRIVGEFTTNIKGNHSQRLMPAITDLMEAVEWTPAELHRIAVAKGPGSYTGLRIGVTIAKTLAWTLKKELVGISSLEVLAGNCQGANHYIVPMMDARRGNVYTGLYRWDQEAEQLQQVEPDTHIALADWVKFLKTKEGTFEFVGTDWAIHEETIKDALGDCASEVAAQNQLPRAGVLGLLAEKAEPVDSHTFVPDYLKLAEAEENWRAAHPNQLEESYVEKI, from the coding sequence ATGAAAATTTTAGCAATCGATACGTCCAATCAAGTCATGAGTGTTGCGGCGATCGAAAATCAACGAATTGTTGGAGAATTCACAACAAATATAAAAGGGAATCATAGCCAACGGTTAATGCCCGCTATTACAGATTTAATGGAAGCTGTTGAATGGACACCAGCTGAACTACATCGAATTGCTGTAGCGAAAGGTCCTGGTTCATACACCGGTTTACGTATTGGGGTGACGATTGCGAAGACTTTAGCCTGGACATTAAAAAAAGAACTTGTAGGAATCTCTAGTTTAGAAGTTTTAGCTGGCAATTGCCAAGGGGCTAATCACTATATCGTACCCATGATGGATGCTAGACGTGGGAATGTCTATACGGGTTTATATCGTTGGGACCAAGAGGCAGAACAATTGCAACAAGTTGAACCTGATACTCATATAGCACTTGCTGACTGGGTCAAGTTTTTAAAAACTAAAGAGGGGACTTTTGAATTTGTCGGAACGGATTGGGCGATTCATGAAGAAACCATCAAAGACGCATTAGGTGATTGTGCTAGTGAAGTAGCTGCTCAAAATCAATTGCCACGAGCAGGTGTTTTAGGTTTACTAGCTGAGAAGGCAGAACCTGTTGATAGTCATACCTTTGTGCCTGACTATTTAAAATTAGCAGAAGCAGAAGAAAATTGGCGTGCTGCCCATCCTAATCAGTTGGAGGAAAGCTATGTTGAAAAAATTTAG
- a CDS encoding DUF916 and DUF3324 domain-containing protein, which yields MKKYLNLVAILTVVTMSFFSLGGITANAAELNFAVTPTIPENQVDKTKTFFDLLMEPEKEQTVEVQLRNDTDKDVIVETQVNSAKTNLNGVVEYGKTKAKQDSTLKYNLADLVEVDSEVTIPAQDGVTLPLKIKMPKESFSGILAGGISFKEKDTGEKQEADGEGIAIQNKYAYIVGIVLRVDPAEIQPDMLLTKVAPAQVNARNVVNANLQNPTAMFINQLKVSAQVTRQGSKDVLFSSKKENMQMAPNSNFDYPIALSGKKMEAGKYTVKLIAESKGEKWEFEKDFEIDADTAKKFNAQDVTIEEDNTWLYILIGVGLILLAIVLIFIIMYRRKKKKEAEARRKAANRKRRKRKAQSKPK from the coding sequence ATGAAAAAATATCTAAATCTAGTAGCCATTCTGACAGTTGTTACAATGAGCTTTTTTAGTCTGGGCGGAATTACAGCAAATGCTGCAGAATTAAACTTTGCCGTTACACCAACAATTCCAGAGAATCAAGTCGATAAAACCAAAACGTTTTTTGATTTATTAATGGAACCTGAAAAGGAACAAACGGTGGAAGTCCAATTACGAAATGATACGGATAAGGATGTAATAGTTGAAACACAAGTAAATTCAGCTAAGACAAACTTAAACGGTGTAGTCGAATATGGTAAAACAAAAGCGAAGCAAGATAGTACCTTAAAATATAATTTAGCTGATTTAGTAGAAGTTGATTCTGAAGTAACGATTCCAGCACAAGATGGAGTGACGTTACCTTTAAAAATAAAAATGCCAAAAGAAAGCTTTTCGGGAATTTTAGCAGGTGGAATTAGTTTTAAAGAAAAAGATACAGGTGAAAAACAAGAGGCTGATGGCGAAGGTATTGCTATCCAAAATAAATATGCATACATTGTAGGGATTGTTTTACGTGTTGATCCAGCTGAAATTCAACCAGATATGTTGTTAACAAAAGTCGCGCCTGCACAAGTTAATGCACGAAATGTGGTTAATGCTAATCTTCAAAATCCAACAGCGATGTTTATTAATCAATTAAAAGTATCGGCTCAAGTGACACGTCAAGGCAGCAAAGATGTTCTATTTTCTTCAAAAAAAGAAAATATGCAAATGGCACCCAATTCTAATTTTGATTATCCAATTGCTTTAAGTGGAAAGAAAATGGAAGCTGGCAAGTATACAGTCAAATTAATAGCAGAATCAAAAGGTGAAAAATGGGAGTTTGAAAAAGATTTTGAAATAGATGCAGATACCGCTAAAAAATTCAATGCACAAGATGTGACAATTGAAGAAGATAACACTTGGCTTTATATTTTAATTGGAGTAGGTCTAATCTTATTAGCAATCGTGCTTATTTTCATTATTATGTACCGACGCAAAAAGAAAAAAGAAGCTGAAGCTAGAAGAAAAGCAGCAAATCGTAAACGTCGTAAAAGAAAAGCTCAAAGTAAACCGAAATAA
- a CDS encoding CsbD family protein produces the protein MTDFKDKAKGLKDEVAGEAKELFGKVTNNLEKEAEGKAQKLKGKVEKKVGDVKK, from the coding sequence ATGACTGATTTTAAAGATAAAGCAAAAGGATTGAAAGATGAAGTAGCCGGCGAAGCGAAAGAATTATTTGGTAAAGTAACAAATAATCTTGAAAAAGAAGCTGAAGGCAAAGCGCAAAAATTAAAAGGTAAAGTTGAGAAAAAAGTTGGAGACGTAAAGAAATAG